The following proteins are encoded in a genomic region of Chloracidobacterium sp.:
- the sppA gene encoding signal peptide peptidase SppA codes for MSKTIKVLLIVGGLVLIIGLAAIIGLVLIAESINRPSVEKNTVLVLNVTGDLPDNAADDPFAKAFGIGAKQSFTGLLTQLRKAKVDGRIGAVLLDINMPGIGWGKADELRDAIADVRSTGKPVYAYMELGMNKEYYIATAAEKIYMPPPGDLYVNGLAAEAMFYKGSLDKLGVEADVIQIGPKYKNAPDQYTKKEMGEGQREVINALLDEYYGRLVKAIAESRGKTEDEAKALIDSAPYHAMQAKESGLIDDAIYRVQVDDQLKARLGYGSDDELRTISDTRYREIPSDSLGLNNGERVAVIYASGAINSGKSSSGALNGEVVGSDTIVQAVNDAAKDDRIKAIVLRVDSPGGSALASDVMWFAIENAKAKKPVVVSMADVAASGGYYISCNANKIVAEPSTVTGSIGVFMGKPVVKGLYDWLGVSNQYVMRGKNAGIFRETEHWTPEEKQKMTEQANSIYFDSFVPKVAKGRNITDEKVNTLGQGRVWTGTQAKENGLIDEFGGLEKAIDIAKQLANLAPDKDVKRVVMPAPKSFFESLLDLENASVSQTKEDIAKTAVLEALPADVRRSFRYAALLDQMQQGNAMLLMPFELTVR; via the coding sequence ATGTCCAAGACCATAAAAGTATTGCTGATCGTCGGCGGCCTCGTCCTAATTATCGGGCTGGCAGCCATCATTGGGCTCGTGCTGATCGCCGAGTCGATCAATCGTCCTAGCGTTGAAAAGAACACCGTACTGGTGCTCAATGTGACCGGCGACCTGCCTGATAATGCAGCCGACGACCCGTTCGCCAAGGCTTTCGGCATCGGCGCAAAGCAATCATTCACTGGGCTGCTGACGCAGCTTCGGAAGGCAAAGGTCGATGGGCGCATCGGCGCCGTTCTGCTCGATATAAATATGCCGGGCATCGGATGGGGCAAAGCTGACGAACTTCGCGATGCGATCGCCGATGTTCGCAGCACCGGCAAACCCGTGTATGCCTATATGGAGCTCGGGATGAACAAGGAATATTACATCGCGACCGCCGCCGAAAAGATCTATATGCCGCCACCCGGCGATCTTTATGTGAATGGGCTTGCAGCCGAAGCGATGTTCTACAAAGGCTCGCTCGACAAGCTCGGCGTCGAGGCTGATGTCATACAGATCGGCCCGAAATACAAGAACGCACCCGATCAATACACGAAAAAAGAAATGGGCGAAGGCCAGCGTGAGGTCATCAACGCTCTGCTCGACGAATATTACGGCCGCTTGGTAAAGGCGATCGCTGAATCACGCGGCAAGACCGAGGATGAGGCAAAAGCGTTGATCGATTCGGCGCCGTACCACGCAATGCAGGCAAAAGAAAGCGGCCTCATAGACGATGCAATTTATCGTGTACAGGTTGACGATCAGCTGAAGGCCCGCCTCGGCTACGGCTCTGATGATGAGCTGCGAACCATTAGCGACACACGCTATCGCGAGATACCTTCGGATTCGCTCGGCCTCAACAACGGCGAGCGCGTCGCAGTTATCTATGCATCCGGTGCTATCAACAGCGGCAAATCATCAAGCGGTGCCCTGAACGGCGAGGTCGTAGGCTCCGACACTATCGTCCAAGCGGTGAACGATGCCGCAAAGGACGACCGAATAAAGGCCATCGTACTGCGCGTCGATTCGCCGGGCGGTTCTGCATTGGCGTCCGATGTGATGTGGTTCGCGATCGAAAATGCAAAGGCAAAGAAGCCTGTCGTCGTCTCGATGGCTGATGTCGCGGCATCCGGCGGCTATTACATTAGCTGCAACGCGAATAAGATCGTCGCCGAACCATCGACCGTAACCGGTTCGATAGGCGTCTTTATGGGCAAGCCTGTCGTCAAGGGTCTCTACGATTGGCTCGGCGTCTCGAACCAATATGTAATGCGGGGCAAGAACGCCGGCATCTTTCGCGAGACCGAACATTGGACGCCTGAAGAAAAGCAAAAGATGACGGAGCAGGCCAACAGCATTTACTTCGACAGCTTTGTTCCCAAGGTCGCAAAGGGCCGCAACATAACCGATGAAAAAGTGAATACTCTCGGCCAAGGCCGCGTTTGGACAGGTACGCAGGCAAAGGAAAACGGTCTGATAGATGAGTTCGGCGGCCTCGAAAAGGCGATCGATATCGCAAAACAGTTAGCTAACCTTGCACCGGATAAGGACGTCAAGCGTGTCGTAATGCCGGCGCCGAAGTCGTTCTTCGAATCACTTCTCGATCTTGAGAATGCTTCCGTTTCGCAAACAAAGGAGGACATTGCAAAAACTGCAGTTTTGGAGGCCCTGCCTGCTGACGTCCGCCGATCATTCCGCTACGCAGCACTGCTCGATCAAATGCAGCAAGGCAACGCTATGCTGCTAATGCCGTTCGAGTTGACCGTGAGGTAG
- a CDS encoding D-alanyl-D-alanine carboxypeptidase — MSITTKAIGLCLSVFAFAAAGFAQPAPFLQDIKVVSPTPTPAVRPVDPLVKKTGSASTTAASAVPAASSVRTNFPALAEVSIPGYTGILIETLDGKTVLESNSGLLFNPASNVKVATAYAVLKTFGPEFRFATNIYTDGAIDRSTATLIGNLYISGRDPMFGYEHAVTLASELNRLGIRSITGDLVVTDNFAMNYNGSAMRSAEMLHDALNSATRSAAATKVWLMFLQNSGRMSSVASNPSVSFTGGSYVQPIPSSLTHLFTHESAPMREIIKATLCYSNNFLAERLGDMLGGPYAVARLVQQNAAVPANEFSIQTASGLGYNRVTPNAMMSILRALRSDLARYRMTFSDIMPVAGVDKGTLESRFASDFAAGSVVGKTGTLGVTDSGVSALAGEMNTRNGRLLFVIFNQRGNVPRFRSFQNNFVSLVQSQFGGPATLEYQATSLDARLARTRIINAVGQVIY; from the coding sequence GTGTCCATCACAACGAAAGCCATCGGGTTATGCCTCAGCGTCTTTGCCTTTGCAGCAGCAGGCTTTGCTCAGCCTGCACCGTTCCTCCAAGACATAAAGGTAGTATCGCCAACGCCGACACCGGCGGTTCGCCCTGTCGATCCGCTCGTTAAAAAGACAGGTTCAGCGTCAACAACTGCGGCGTCCGCAGTCCCTGCGGCGAGCAGTGTCAGGACGAACTTTCCTGCTCTTGCCGAGGTCTCTATACCGGGCTATACGGGCATTCTGATCGAAACGCTCGACGGCAAGACCGTGCTTGAAAGCAATTCCGGCCTTTTGTTCAATCCCGCTTCGAACGTCAAAGTTGCGACAGCCTATGCTGTTTTGAAAACCTTCGGGCCGGAGTTCCGCTTTGCCACGAACATCTATACCGACGGAGCGATCGACCGCAGCACGGCGACACTCATCGGCAATCTCTATATCTCGGGCAGGGACCCGATGTTCGGTTATGAACACGCAGTAACGCTTGCAAGCGAATTGAACCGCCTCGGCATCCGTTCGATCACGGGCGATCTTGTAGTTACAGACAACTTTGCAATGAACTATAACGGTTCGGCAATGCGTTCTGCTGAGATGCTGCACGATGCGCTGAATTCCGCCACACGCTCGGCAGCCGCAACAAAGGTCTGGCTGATGTTCCTGCAGAATTCGGGTCGTATGTCGTCGGTTGCGAGCAATCCGAGCGTAAGCTTTACGGGCGGCTCGTATGTTCAGCCGATACCGAGCAGCCTGACGCATCTTTTCACACACGAATCGGCTCCGATGCGTGAGATCATAAAGGCGACCCTTTGCTACTCGAACAATTTCCTAGCCGAGCGTCTAGGCGATATGCTTGGCGGCCCATACGCCGTCGCACGGCTCGTCCAGCAGAATGCAGCGGTACCGGCGAACGAATTCTCTATCCAGACCGCGAGCGGCCTCGGCTACAACCGTGTTACGCCCAATGCGATGATGTCGATCCTGCGGGCACTCCGCAGCGACCTCGCAAGATATCGGATGACGTTCAGCGACATTATGCCCGTCGCCGGCGTCGATAAAGGTACGCTCGAGTCGAGATTCGCCTCTGATTTCGCTGCGGGCAGCGTAGTGGGCAAGACCGGAACGCTCGGCGTTACAGATTCCGGCGTCAGCGCACTTGCCGGCGAGATGAATACCCGCAACGGCAGGCTGCTTTTTGTGATCTTCAATCAGCGCGGCAATGTCCCGCGATTCCGCTCATTTCAGAACAATTTCGTCTCGCTCGTACAGAGCCAATTCGGCGGCCCGGCGACGCTCGAATATCAGGCGACCTCGCTTGATGCACGCCTTGCGCGCACCCGCATCATAAACGCCGTCGGTCAAGTGATCTACTGA